The sequence GGGTGCTCCATCGACTGGTAGGCGGCAGCGATCCCGAGCGAGGCGCTGTAGTCGTAGGTGCCGTAGGGCATCCCGGTCACTCGGCCCGCACCGGCGGCGATCATCGGCCCGATCAGCGCAGAGCCCTCGGGTCCGAGGACTGCCTGAGGGGTCTCCACCTGGATCTCGAAACCGAGCCGCCCGTTCGGCAGCCCGAGCGGACCTTCGAGGGCCTCCAGGGCGAGCACCATAGCCTGCACCTGCGCCACGGCGGTGACCTTGGGCAGCGTGAGGACCAGACCGTCCGGGAGCCCGCCGGAGGCGAGCCCGGTGACGAACGACTCCAGGGTGCGCAGCCCCCGCGCGCGCGTATCCGGCTCCAGGCACTTGAACCGGATTCCGAGAAATGGGGGTGCCGTCCCGGCCGCCTGGGCGGTACCGATCGCAGCGACGGCGGCAGCGACAGCGGCGTCCTCCGCGTCGTCGCCGCGGTCGCCGTAGCCGTCCTCGAAGTCGATCCGCAGATCCTCCACCGGCTCCCGGGCGAGCTTGTCCAGCACCAGCTGACCGATCGTGGCCACCTCCGACTCGTCGGAGACCAGACCGTGTACCTGGAGCAGGTGGCCGATACCCCCGCCCTGCTCGACCGCCTCGAGCGCCTGCGCCCCCCAGCGGGCGGGCAGGTCGGCATCGAAGGTATCGGCGGGAACGTAGACCGAGTGCACCGGCTGGCGCCCGGCCGCCTCCCCCGGATAGCGAGCGGCGGTGGTGGCATCCGAGTCGGTCAGCAACGCTTCGATCCGGTCCCGGATACCGTCCAGCGCCGCCATCACTCCTCCCCTGCGCCGAGCGGCAGTGCGCCGGTGAACGGCGCCGGCTCGCCGGAAGCCTCCCGTTCGGCGCGGACCACCTCGACCACAGCCCGGGCCACCGCCTTGGCTACC is a genomic window of Ruania zhangjianzhongii containing:
- a CDS encoding DUF6986 family protein; translation: MAALDGIRDRIEALLTDSDATTAARYPGEAAGRQPVHSVYVPADTFDADLPARWGAQALEAVEQGGGIGHLLQVHGLVSDESEVATIGQLVLDKLAREPVEDLRIDFEDGYGDRGDDAEDAAVAAAVAAIGTAQAAGTAPPFLGIRFKCLEPDTRARGLRTLESFVTGLASGGLPDGLVLTLPKVTAVAQVQAMVLALEALEGPLGLPNGRLGFEIQVETPQAVLGPEGSALIGPMIAAGAGRVTGMPYGTYDYSASLGIAAAYQSMEHPAADFAKQVMQVSAAGTGVRLSDGSTNVLPVGEQDEVDAAWALHGRLVMRSLRRGFYQGWDMHPAQLPSRYAATYAFFRGGLADVLLRLENYLNNTGGAVLDEPATAKAMAGFLLRGLDCGAVRGSEVPFEVSALRRLLGHTG